One stretch of Nitrosococcus watsonii C-113 DNA includes these proteins:
- the nuoH gene encoding NADH-quinone oxidoreductase subunit NuoH, with translation MNATLASLLNIFGILGALLTLAALLIWIERRLLGFWQDRYGPNRVGPFGILQVVADAIKLLTKEDWVPPFADKPVFILAPTVVVIASLLAFAVIPFTPHIGIIDLNIGLLFFLAMSSLSVYSVVLGGWASNNKYSLMGALRAAAQMLSYEVFMGLSLMGVVMLAGTFNLREIVAAQQGLWFCIPQFLGFVVFLIAGIAEAHRLPFDLPEAETELIAGFHTEYSGMKFGLFFVGEYLAILLISALIVTLFFGGWRGPWLPPLLWFFIKFSFFVLFFILLRAALPRPRYDQLMAYGWKLMLPLTLLNLVVTGAVVLTLDGA, from the coding sequence ATGAACGCCACCCTGGCCTCGCTGCTCAATATTTTCGGAATCCTGGGAGCACTGCTCACGCTAGCGGCCTTGCTGATTTGGATCGAGCGCCGCTTGCTGGGGTTTTGGCAGGATCGCTATGGTCCCAACCGGGTAGGTCCTTTCGGCATCCTGCAAGTGGTAGCCGATGCCATCAAGCTGCTTACCAAGGAAGATTGGGTACCTCCTTTCGCCGACAAACCGGTCTTCATCCTCGCGCCCACCGTGGTCGTCATTGCCTCCTTGTTAGCCTTTGCGGTGATTCCCTTTACGCCCCATATTGGCATTATTGATCTCAACATCGGGCTACTATTTTTCCTGGCCATGTCGTCCCTTTCCGTCTATAGCGTAGTATTAGGGGGCTGGGCCTCCAATAACAAGTATTCCTTAATGGGGGCTCTGCGGGCGGCGGCCCAGATGTTGAGCTATGAGGTTTTCATGGGTTTATCCCTGATGGGGGTGGTCATGCTGGCCGGTACCTTTAATCTCCGCGAAATCGTAGCAGCCCAGCAAGGTTTGTGGTTTTGCATTCCCCAGTTCCTTGGCTTTGTGGTTTTTCTGATCGCTGGGATCGCGGAAGCCCATCGCCTGCCCTTTGATCTCCCAGAAGCCGAAACTGAATTGATAGCAGGCTTTCACACCGAATACTCGGGCATGAAGTTTGGCCTATTTTTTGTTGGCGAGTACCTCGCTATTCTTTTGATTTCGGCTTTGATCGTGACGCTGTTCTTTGGCGGTTGGCGAGGGCCTTGGCTGCCGCCCTTGCTCTGGTTTTTTATCAAATTCTCTTTCTTTGTGCTGTTCTTTATTTTGCTGCGAGCCGCGCTCCCCCGGCCCCGCTACGATCAGCTTATGGCCTACGGCTGGAAGCTGATGTTGCCCCTGACACTACTCAACCTAGTGGTTACCGGCGCGGTGGTGCTGACCCTTGACGGAGCCTAA
- the nuoI gene encoding NADH-quinone oxidoreductase subunit NuoI: MLSPLKNLSLGSELKSLWTVFLHLFQPKATIQYPEERPYIPPRWRGRIILSRDPDGEERCVACNLCAVACPVDCIALQKTEDEQGRWYPEFFRINFSRCIFCGFCEEACPTYAIQLTPDFEMGEYERPNLVYEKEDLLISGTGKYPDYNFYRVAGKAIGGKAKGEAENEESPVDIRSLMP; the protein is encoded by the coding sequence ATGTTGAGTCCATTGAAAAACCTTTCCCTAGGCAGTGAGCTGAAAAGTCTCTGGACCGTGTTTCTCCATCTCTTCCAGCCTAAAGCCACGATCCAATATCCGGAGGAAAGACCCTATATCCCACCCCGCTGGCGGGGGCGCATCATCCTCTCCCGGGACCCGGATGGGGAGGAACGCTGCGTTGCTTGCAATTTATGCGCCGTTGCCTGCCCGGTGGACTGCATTGCCCTACAAAAAACGGAAGATGAACAGGGCCGCTGGTACCCGGAATTTTTCCGCATTAATTTTTCCCGTTGTATTTTTTGCGGCTTTTGTGAAGAAGCCTGCCCCACCTATGCAATTCAGCTCACGCCAGATTTCGAAATGGGAGAATACGAGCGGCCAAACTTAGTGTACGAAAAAGAAGATTTACTCATTAGCGGTACGGGAAAATACCCTGATTATAACTTTTACCGGGTAGCAGGGAAGGCTATCGGCGGCAAGGCTAAAGGAGAAGCGGAAAATGAAGAATCTCCGGTGGATATCCGTAGTTTAATGCCTTAA
- the nuoJ gene encoding NADH-quinone oxidoreductase subunit J, translated as MEITFYIAAIIAVVSTIMVITRLNAVHALLYLIVSLLAVALIFFLLGAPFAAALEVIIYAGAIMVLFVFVIMMLNLGKESVAQENRWFTPYLWLGPGILSFVLLIELVYLLATDSSALSSAEMITPQQVGVALFGPYLLAVELAAMLLLTGLVGAYHLGREEPEEKP; from the coding sequence ATGGAAATTACTTTCTATATCGCCGCTATTATCGCCGTTGTTTCCACCATCATGGTCATTACCCGTTTAAACGCCGTCCATGCCCTGCTTTATCTAATTGTTTCCCTCCTTGCAGTAGCCTTAATCTTTTTTCTCTTAGGTGCTCCCTTCGCTGCCGCTCTAGAGGTCATCATCTACGCTGGCGCTATTATGGTGCTGTTTGTGTTTGTGATCATGATGCTCAACCTCGGAAAGGAGTCGGTAGCCCAGGAAAATCGCTGGTTTACCCCTTATCTGTGGCTAGGTCCTGGAATTTTATCCTTCGTTTTGCTTATAGAACTGGTTTATCTCCTGGCGACAGACAGCAGCGCCCTTTCCAGCGCCGAGATGATCACGCCCCAACAAGTGGGTGTTGCCCTGTTTGGCCCTTATTTATTGGCGGTTGAACTTGCTGCCATGCTGCTGCTGACGGGCTTGGTGGGCGCCTATCATCTGGGGCGCGAAGAACCGGAGGAGAAGCCATAA
- the nuoK gene encoding NADH-quinone oxidoreductase subunit NuoK, translating to MLASIPTEHGLYLAAALFLLGLIGVLVRRNLIFMLLSLEIMLNATGLAFIVAGARWGEPEGQIMFMLILAVAAAEVAVALALILLIYRRFGTLDADRISGMRG from the coding sequence ATGCTAGCCTCGATCCCCACGGAACATGGTCTGTATCTGGCCGCCGCCCTCTTCCTGCTAGGGCTCATAGGTGTCTTGGTGCGCCGCAACCTTATCTTTATGCTCCTGTCCCTGGAAATCATGTTGAACGCCACGGGACTTGCCTTTATTGTGGCGGGTGCCCGCTGGGGAGAGCCGGAAGGGCAAATTATGTTTATGCTTATCCTGGCTGTAGCGGCAGCGGAGGTGGCCGTTGCGCTGGCATTGATTCTGCTGATTTACCGGCGCTTTGGCACCCTGGATGCGGATCGCATTAGCGGGATGCGGGGTTAA
- the nuoL gene encoding NADH-quinone oxidoreductase subunit L, producing MLKLLWLIPTLPLAGSILLILASGRLPKKLSAFIGVGSVGLSALLASGVSIAFLHAPLEGNAYTQTLWTWIAIGNFNPSIGFYLDSLSLVMTLVIAWVSFLIHLYSTEFMADETGYQRFFAYMNLFVAAMLVLVLADNLLFLYLGWEGVGLCSYLLIGFWYRDAANGYAARKAFVVTRTGDTAMIIGLLLLFTHLGTLDIQPLMERAAQEWAAGSGLAIAAAALLLGGALGKSAQLPLQTWLPDAMAGPTPVSALIHAATMVTAGVYLIARTHVLFELAPPVHTAVAVIGALTLLLAACSALVQTDIKRILAYSTISQIGYMFLALGVGAWSAAIFHFMIHAFFKALLFLAAGVIIASLQHEHNIFKMGGLRKQLPLAFWSFLIGGASLAAVPLVTAGFFSKDLILWHAWSSPLGGPWLWGAGLLGALLTAVYIFRAWFIAFFGPPKTTVDKKPGYLIAIPLLALSLLSLIGGWVELPEQPFFTNFLHATLPPAEQVSTGVGNEFDFKIISSAAALFGIYLAYLLFLRRSPSLGLLAKTTPAPTIRPFWYAGWGFDKLYDTLLVRPFLWLTGINKDDIIDSFYRGITLLTQYAHHLLSYAQNGQIRWYVSGIATGVIILLAMAVFP from the coding sequence ATGCTGAAACTGTTATGGTTAATCCCCACCCTACCCTTAGCTGGCTCCATACTCTTAATACTCGCTTCCGGACGGCTACCCAAAAAGCTTAGTGCCTTCATCGGAGTCGGCTCGGTGGGATTATCCGCCCTTCTGGCCTCAGGCGTTAGTATTGCATTTTTGCATGCCCCTCTCGAAGGCAATGCCTATACACAAACCTTGTGGACCTGGATAGCTATTGGCAATTTTAATCCCAGTATTGGCTTTTATCTGGATTCCCTTTCCCTGGTGATGACCCTGGTGATTGCCTGGGTAAGCTTTCTGATCCATCTTTATTCCACCGAATTCATGGCCGATGAAACTGGCTACCAGCGCTTCTTTGCCTACATGAATCTCTTTGTCGCCGCCATGCTGGTGCTGGTATTGGCCGATAATTTGCTGTTCCTGTATCTCGGCTGGGAAGGGGTGGGCTTGTGCAGTTACTTGCTTATTGGTTTTTGGTACCGGGATGCGGCCAACGGCTATGCGGCCCGGAAGGCGTTTGTCGTCACCCGAACAGGGGATACCGCCATGATCATTGGCCTACTGCTATTGTTCACCCACCTGGGCACCTTGGATATCCAGCCGCTCATGGAACGGGCTGCACAAGAATGGGCAGCGGGATCGGGTTTAGCCATTGCGGCGGCGGCCCTGCTGCTAGGCGGCGCGCTCGGGAAGTCTGCCCAACTGCCACTGCAAACCTGGCTGCCCGATGCCATGGCGGGACCTACCCCGGTCAGCGCCTTGATCCACGCCGCCACCATGGTGACTGCCGGTGTTTATCTGATTGCCCGCACCCATGTACTGTTCGAATTGGCTCCCCCCGTTCACACGGCGGTGGCGGTGATTGGAGCATTAACGTTGCTACTGGCCGCTTGTAGCGCCTTGGTGCAAACCGATATCAAACGCATCCTGGCCTATTCCACCATCAGCCAGATTGGGTATATGTTTTTAGCCTTGGGAGTTGGCGCCTGGTCGGCGGCTATCTTTCATTTTATGATTCACGCCTTCTTCAAGGCCCTATTGTTCCTGGCCGCTGGCGTGATCATCGCCAGCTTGCAACACGAACATAACATTTTCAAGATGGGTGGCCTGCGAAAACAACTTCCCCTTGCTTTTTGGAGTTTTCTCATTGGCGGCGCCTCCCTGGCCGCAGTCCCCTTAGTTACCGCTGGCTTTTTTAGCAAGGATCTGATCCTCTGGCACGCGTGGTCTTCTCCCCTAGGCGGCCCCTGGCTCTGGGGAGCGGGCCTCCTGGGCGCCCTATTAACGGCAGTTTACATTTTTCGGGCCTGGTTCATTGCCTTTTTCGGCCCTCCTAAAACAACGGTAGACAAAAAGCCAGGTTACCTCATTGCCATTCCCTTGCTGGCGCTCTCGCTGCTCTCCCTTATTGGCGGCTGGGTAGAATTACCCGAGCAGCCCTTCTTTACCAATTTTTTACACGCTACCCTGCCTCCGGCTGAGCAGGTATCCACTGGCGTGGGGAATGAGTTCGATTTTAAAATCATCTCCTCGGCAGCCGCCTTATTCGGTATCTATCTGGCCTATTTACTCTTTCTGCGCCGGTCCCCCTCGCTAGGACTATTAGCGAAGACCACGCCGGCACCCACGATACGCCCCTTTTGGTATGCCGGATGGGGCTTCGATAAATTATATGACACGCTTCTAGTGCGGCCTTTTTTATGGCTTACCGGTATTAACAAGGACGATATTATCGACAGCTTTTACCGGGGGATCACCCTCCTGACTCAATATGCCCATCACCTGCTTAGCTACGCCCAAAACGGGCAAATACGCTGGTATGTCAGTGGGATCGCTACCGGCGTTATCATTCTGCTGGCCATGGCGGTGTTCCCATGA